The following coding sequences lie in one Phalacrocorax aristotelis chromosome 4, bGulAri2.1, whole genome shotgun sequence genomic window:
- the TRIM2 gene encoding tripartite motif-containing protein 2 isoform X3, whose product MEFYCQSCETAMCRECTEGEHAEHPTVPLKDVVEQHKASLQVQLDAVNKRLPEIDSALHFISEIIHQLTNQKASIVDDIHSTFDELQKTLNVRKSVLLMELEVNYGLKHKVLQTQLDTLLEGQESIKSCSNFTAQALNHGTETEVLLVKKQMSDKLNELAERDFPLQPRENDQLDFIVETEGLKKSIHNLGTILTTNAVASETVATGEGLRQTVIGQPMSVTITTKDKDGELCKSGNAYLTAELSTPDGSVADGEILDNKNGTYEFLYTVQKEGDFTLSLRLYDQHIKGSPFKLKVVRSADVSPTTEGVKRRVKSPGSGHVKQKAVKRPASMYSTGKRKENPIEDDLIFRVGTKGRNKGEFTNLQGVAASTNGKILIADSNNQCVQIFSNDGQFKSRFGIRGRSPGQLQRPTGVAVHPSGDIIIADYDNKWVSIFSSDGKFKAKIGSGKLMGPKGVSVDRNGHIIVVDNKACCVFIFQPNGKIVTRFGSRGNGDKQFAGPHFAAVNSNNEIIVTDFHNHSVKVFNQEGEFILKFGSNGEGNGQFNAPTGVAVDSNGNIIVADWGNSRIQVFDGSGSFLSYINTSADPLYGPQGLALTSDGHVVVADSGNHCFKVYRYLQ is encoded by the exons GCTTCCAGAGATCGACTCAGCACTTCATTTTATATCTGAAATCATACACCAGTTAACCAACCAAAAGGCTAGCATTGTAGATGACATTCATTCCACTTTTGATGAACTCCAGAAGACTTTAAATGTGCGAAAGAGCGTGCTGCTTATGGAACTGGAAGTGAATTATGGCCTTAAACACAAA GTCCTCCAGACACAGCTGGATACCTTACTTGAAGGAcaagaaagcattaaaagttGCAGCAACTTTACGGCCCAAGCTCTCAACCATGGCACTGAAACAGAAGTTCTGCTGGTGAAGAAGCAAATGAGCGACAAGCTGAATGAACTGGCTGAGCGGGACTTCCCATTGCAGCCACGTGAAAACGATCAGTTGGATTTCATAGTGGAGACAGAAGGCCTGAAGAAGTCCATTCACAATCTGGGCACTATTTTAACCACCAACGCTGTTGCCTCTGAAACAGTTGCCACAGGTGAGGGACTGAGGCAGACAGTGATCGGGCAGCCCATGTCTGTTACCATCACAACTAAGGACAAAGATGGGGAGCTCTGTAAATCTGGGAATGCTTACCTCACTGCTGAACTGAGCACACCTGATGGGAGCGTAGCGGATGGAGAAATACTTGACAATAAAAATGGCACTTATGAATTTTTGTATACTGTTCAGAAAGAAGGGGACTTCACTTTGTCACTGAGACTTTATGATCAACATATCAAAGGAAGCCCATTCAAACTTAAAGTGGTCAGATCTGCAGATGTGTCCCCTACCACTGAAGGGGTTAAGAGGCGTGTTAAATCTCCTGGCAGTGGCCATGTGAAGCAGAAAGCTGTGAAAAGACCTGCCAGCATGTACAGCActggcaaaagaaaagagaatccCATTGAAGATGATTTGATCTTCAGAGTAG GCaccaaaggaagaaacaaaggagAGTTTACAAATCTTCAAGGTGTAGCTGCAtctacaaatggaaaaatattaatagcagACAGTAACAACCAGTGTGTGCAG ATATTTTCCAATGATGGTCAGTTCAAAAGCCGTTTTGGCATACGAGGAAGGTCTCCCGGCCAGTTGCAGCGGCCAACGGGAGTGGCTGTGCATCCCAGTGGTGACATCATTATTGCAGATTATGATAACAAATGGGTTAGCATATTCTCTTCAGATGGAAAATTTAAG GCCAAAATTGGGTCTGGAAAGCTCATGGGCCCTAAAGGTGTTTCTGTGGATCGTAACGGACACATCATCGTAGTGGACAATAAAGCATGCTGTGTGTTCATCTTCCAGCCAAATGGAAAAATAGTCACCAGGTTTGGTAGTCGAGGAAATGGTGACAAGCAGTTTGCAG GTCCTCATTTTGCAGCTGTAAACAGCAACAATGAAATTATCGTTACAGATTTTCATAACCATTCTGTCAAG GTATTTAACCAGGAGGGAGAATTCATACTGAAGTTTGGATCAAATGGAGAAGGAAACGGACAATTTAATGCACCAACTGGAGTAGCTGTAGATTCTAATGGAAATATTATCGTAGCAGATTGGGGAAACAGCCGAATACAG GTTTTTGATGGAAGTGGATCATTTTTATCCTATATTAACACCTCTGCTGACCCACTTTATGGTCCCCAAGGTCTGGCCCTTACATCAGATGGCCACGTTGTAGTTGCAGACTCTGGAAATCACTGCTTCAAGGTCTATCGATACTTACAGTAG